The following are from one region of the Gossypium hirsutum isolate 1008001.06 chromosome D03, Gossypium_hirsutum_v2.1, whole genome shotgun sequence genome:
- the LOC107929216 gene encoding cytochrome P450 87A3, which produces MLVLWIGALVLIAYITHWVYYWRNPRCSGKLPPGSMGFPLLGETLQFFSPNTTNDIPPFVKERMKRYGPVFKTSIVGRPVIVSADPDLNHFVFLQEGQLFQSWYPDTFTEIFGRQNVGSLHGFMYKYLKNMVLNLFGPENLKKMLPEVERTACRRLQRWSNEERVELKEATASMIFDLTAKKLISYDQDNATQNLRENFVAFIQGLISFPLDIPGTAYHKCLQGRKNAMKMLKNLLNERRAMQGNSRNDFFYFVLEELQKEGTILTEAIALDLMFVLLFASFETTSLALTLAIKFLSDDPSVLKKLREEHEAILRNREDTDSGLTWKEYKSMTYTFQFINETVRLANIVPGIFRKALREIQFKGYTIPAGWAVMVCPPAVHLNPAKYQDPLTFNPSRWEGVEINGATKSFMAFGGGLRFCVGTDFTKVQMAVFLHCLVTKYRWEPIKGGNIFRSPGLQFPDGFHIRLMEKTRME; this is translated from the exons ATGTTGGTGTTGTGGATTGGAGCTTTGGTTCTTATTGCATACATTACACATTGGGTTTATTACTGGAGGAATCCTAGATGTAGTGGCAAACTCCCACCAGGTTCTATGGGTTTCCCACTTCTTGGGGAAACTCTTCAGTTCTTCAGCCCCAATACTACTAATGATATTCCTCCCTTTGTTAAAGAGAGAATGAAAAG GTATGGGCCGGTATTCAAAACGAGCATAGTGGGGCGACCGGTGATTGTATCGGCTGACCCGGATCTCAATCACTTTGTGTTTCTACAAGAAGGGCAATTGTTTCAGAGTTGGTACCCGGATACGTTCACCGAGATCTTTGGACGCCAAAATGTGGGTTCTTTACATGGTTTTATGTACAAGTACCTAAAGAATATGGTGCTTAATCTATTTGGTCCTGAAAACCTTAAAAAGATGCTGCCTGAAGTTGAGAGAACAGCTTGTAGAAGATTACAACGATGGTCAAACGAAGAAAGAGTTGAATTAAAAGAAGCAACTGCTAGT ATGATATTTGATCTGACGGCCAAAAAGCTGATAAGTTATGACCAAGACAATGCCACCCAGAATCTGAGGGAGAATTTTGTTGCTTTCATACAAGGATTAATCTCCTTTCCCCTGGATATTCCTGGAACAGCATATCACAAATGTTTACAG GGAAGGAAAAATGCAATGAAAATGCTAAAGAATCTGCTAAATGAAAGACGGGCAATGCAAGGGAATAGCCGAAAtgactttttttattttgtcCTTGAAGAACTTCAGAAAGAGGGAACAATTCTGACAGAGGCAATTGCTCTGGATTTGATGTTCGTTCTACTATTTGCTAGCTTTGAAACAACTTCCCTGGCTCTAACTTTAGCAATTAAATTCCTTTCTGACGACCCTTCAGTGCTGAAAAAACTAAGG GAAGAGCATGAGGCAATTCTACGAAACAGGGAAGACACAGACTCTGGACTTACATGGAAAGAATATAAATCAATGACATACACATTCCAG TTCATCAATGAAACAGTTAGACTAGCAAATATAGTGCCGGGAATCTTCAGGAAAGCACTAAGAGAAATCCAATTCAAAG GATATACCATTCCAGCTGGTTGGGCAGTAATGGTGTGTCCCCCAGCTGTGCACCTGAATCCAGCAAAATACCAAGATCCCTTGACCTTTAATCCATCAAGATGGGAG GGAGTGGAAATAAATGGAGCCACAAAGAGTTTCATGGCATTCGGTGGTGGCCTTAGATTTTGCGTTGGAACAGACTTCACTAAAGTGCAAATGGCTGTGTTTCTCCATTGTTTGGTGACAAAGTACAG GTGGGAACCAATCAAAGGTGGAAATATATTTCGATCTCCAGGTTTACAGTTTCCAGATGGCTTTCACATACGGCTCATGGAGAAAACTAGAATGGAGTAA